One Eubalaena glacialis isolate mEubGla1 chromosome 11, mEubGla1.1.hap2.+ XY, whole genome shotgun sequence DNA segment encodes these proteins:
- the MIP gene encoding lens fiber major intrinsic protein: MWELRAASFWRAIFAEFFATLFYVFFGLGASLRWAPGPLHILQVALAFGLALATLVQAVGHISGAHVNPAVTFAFLVGSQMSLLRAFCYMAAQLLGAVAGAAVLYSVTPTAVRGNLALNTLHPGVSVGQATIVEIFLTLQFVLCIFATYDERRNGRLGSVALAVGFSLTLGHLFGMYYTGAGMNPARSFAPAILTRNFTNHWVYWVGPIIGAGLGSLLYDFLLFPRLKSVSERLSILKGARPSDSNGQPEGTGEPVELKTQAL; encoded by the exons ATGTGGGAACTGCGGGCAGCCTCCTTCTGGAGGGCCATATTTGCTGAGTTCTTTGCCACCCTCTTCTATGTCTTCTTCGGGCTAGGGGCCTCACTGCGTTGGGCCCCTGGACCACTGCATATCTTGCAGGTGGCTTTGGCCTTTGGCCTGGCCCTGGCTACACTGGTGCAGGCTGTGGGCCACATCAGTGGAGCCCATGTCAATCCTGCAGTCACTTTCGCCTTCCTTGTGGGCTCCCAGATGTCCCTGCTCCGTGCCTTCTGCTACATGGCAGCCCAACTCCTGGGAGCCGTGGCTGGGGCCGCCGTGCTGTACAGTGTTACCCCGACTGCCGTCCGAGGAAACCTAGCACTTAACACG TTGCACCCTGGGGTGAGTGTGGGCCAGGCCACCATAGTGGAGATCTTCCTGACGCTCCAGTTCGTGCTCTGCATCTTTGCCACATACGACGAGAGGCGGAATGGCCGCCTGGGCTCCGTGGCCCTGGCCGTTGGCTTCTCCCTCACCCTGGGGCACCTCTTTGGG ATGTATTATACTGGTGCAGGCATGAACCCTGCCCGCTCCTTTGCTCCTGCCATTCTTACCAGAAACTTCACCAACCACTGG GTGTACTGGGTGGGCCCAATCATTGGAGCAGGCCTGGGCAGTCTCCTTTATGACTTTCTCCTCTTCCCCCGGCTCAAGAGTGTTTCTGAGAGACTGTCTATTCTCAAGGGTGCCAGGCCCAGTGACTCCAATGGACAACCAGAGGGCACAGGGGAACCTGTTGAACTGAAGACCCAGGCCCTGTGA